DNA from Colletotrichum higginsianum IMI 349063 chromosome 7 map unlocalized unitig_7, whole genome shotgun sequence:
CGGCAACGTGCCGTACTACGCCATCCACAAGACCatggccggcctgctcgacgtcTGGCGGCACATCGGCGACACCAACGCCCGCGACGTGCTCCTCGCCATGGCGGCGTGGGTGGACCTCCGCACGGGGAAGCTCACGTACGCCCAGATGCAGGCCATGATGAGCACCGAGTTCGGCGGCATGAACGAGGTCATGGCCGACGTCTTCCACCAGACGGGCGACGGGCGCtggctcgccgtcgcccagcgcttcgaccacgccgccgtcttcgaccccctcgccgccaaccgCGACGGCCTCAACGGCCTGCACGCCAACACCCAGGTGCCCAAGTGGATCGGCGCCTCGCGCGAGTACAAggcgacgggggcggcgcggTACCGGGACATCGCACGGAACGCGTGGAACATGACCGTCGCCGCGCACTCGTACGCCATCGGCGGCAACAGCCAGGCCGAGCACTTCCGGCCAcccggcgccatcgccggcttcctggacgaggacacGTGCGAGGCGTGCAACACGTACAACATGCTCAAGCTCACGCGGGAGCTGTGGCTGACGAGCCCgggcacgacgacggcgtacTTTGACTTTTACGAGCGGGCCCTCCTCAaccacctcctcggccagcaggacCCGTCCGACGACCACGGGCACGTCACCTACTTCACGCCGCTGAACCCggggggccgccggggcgtCGGGCCCGCGtggggcggcggcacgtGGAGTACGGACTACGACTCGTTCTGGTGCTGCCAGGGGACGGGGCTCGAGACCAACACGAAGCTGACGGACTCCATCTACTTCTACGACGCCTCGGCTCTCTACGTCAACCTCTTCATCCCGTCTGTTCTGGAGTGGACGCAGCGCGGTGTCACCGTCACGCAGACGACGGAGTTCCCGCGGGGCGACACCACCACGCTcaaggtcgccggcgccggcacgtGGTCGATGCGTGTCCGCATCCCATCGTGGGCGTCCGGGGGGGCCCAGGTGACGGTCAACGGACAGGCGGTCAACGCGACGGCCGGCACGTACGCGTCCATCAACCGTACCTGGGTCCCGGGCGACACGGTCGTCGTCAAGCTGCCGATGAAGCTGCATGTCATACCGGCCAATGACGACCCCAACGTCGCGGCGTTGGCGTTTGGGCCCGTCATCCTGAGCGGAAACTACGGCAGCGAGACGCTTTCGACCACGCCTGCGCTGAACTTGACCACGGTGAGGAGGACGGGGGACTCTGGGCTGGCGTTCACGGCAACGGCGGGCGGCAAGACGGTGAATCTCGGCCCGTTCTACGAGGCGCATGGGTTCAACTATAACGTGTACTGGTCTATCGGCGGGAAGCTGCCAGCGTGAGAAAGGGACAGACTGGATGTTGAGTATGTTGTGATGTGATGCTTGATCTGGGGAAACGTTCATTGTCACGGCGCATTTTGCAATAAATCGTTCTTCTTAAGAGCTACATTGTGAAAACCTTGCTGGAAACACATC
Protein-coding regions in this window:
- a CDS encoding Secreted protein, which gives rise to MWLNTGTLKGLAILASTMALPPSTDAQAVPPVSQELGVSAWPFDLSQVTLSSGRFFDNQARTLAYLKWVDVERLLYNFRKNHGLSTNNAQANGGWDAPDFPFRTHFQGHFLNAWAYCYAQLRDDECKDRATYFAAELKKCQENNDGAGFNTGYLSGFPESEIDAVEKRTLNNGNVPYYAIHKTMAGLLDVWRHIGDTNARDVLLAMAAWVDLRTGKLTYAQMQAMMSTEFGGMNEVMADVFHQTGDGRWLAVAQRFDHAAVFDPLAANRDGLNGLHANTQVPKWIGASREYKATGAARYRDIARNAWNMTVAAHSYAIGGNSQAEHFRPPGAIAGFLDEDTCEACNTYNMLKLTRELWLTSPGTTTAYFDFYERALLNHLLGQQDPSDDHGHVTYFTPLNPGGRRGVGPAWGGGTWSTDYDSFWCCQGTGLETNTKLTDSIYFYDASALYVNLFIPSVLEWTQRGVTVTQTTEFPRGDTTTLKVAGAGTWSMRVRIPSWASGGAQVTVNGQAVNATAGTYASINRTWVPGDTVVVKLPMKLHVIPANDDPNVAALAFGPVILSGNYGSETLSTTPALNLTTVRRTGDSGLAFTATAGGKTVNLGPFYEAHGFNYNVYWSIGGKLPA